A region from the Kribbella shirazensis genome encodes:
- a CDS encoding 8-amino-7-oxononanoate synthase: MLEDWLGPKAAALEARGLTRRLRARAADDDLIDLAGNDYLGLARDPRVVSAAAAAVQTWGTGSTASRLVTGTTELHEDLEAALAAYTGQESALAFSSGYLANLGVVTALGGPGTLLVSDEHVHASLVDACRLARSRVEIVPHNDVDAVEKVLAERNEPHALVMTESIFSVLSDEAPLPELAAVAAANNAVLLVDEAHGLGVSGNGHGSVHAAGLAGLDHVVVTMTLSKSLASQGGVVLGPVVLRKHLVNRARPFIYDTGLTPAACAAALAALRVLQAEPDRPAAIHVAAARLAAACEVPPARGAVVSVPMPGPRETVRAAELCLRNGVRVGSFRPPSVPDGISRLRLTAHAGLSAEELDRACAVIVDAIGQVS; this comes from the coding sequence ATGCTGGAGGACTGGCTCGGCCCGAAGGCCGCGGCGCTGGAGGCGCGCGGTCTCACCCGGCGGCTGCGTGCGCGGGCCGCCGACGACGACCTGATCGACCTCGCCGGCAACGACTATCTCGGTCTCGCCCGCGATCCACGGGTGGTGTCGGCGGCGGCCGCGGCCGTGCAGACCTGGGGGACCGGCTCGACCGCTTCCCGTCTCGTCACCGGTACGACGGAACTCCACGAGGATCTCGAAGCGGCTTTGGCGGCGTACACCGGGCAGGAGTCCGCGCTCGCCTTCTCGTCCGGGTACCTCGCCAACCTCGGTGTCGTCACCGCGCTCGGCGGACCGGGGACCCTGCTGGTGTCCGACGAACACGTCCACGCCTCGCTGGTGGACGCCTGCCGCCTCGCGCGCTCCCGGGTCGAGATCGTCCCGCACAACGACGTCGACGCCGTCGAGAAGGTGCTTGCCGAGCGCAACGAACCGCACGCGCTGGTGATGACCGAGTCGATCTTCAGTGTGCTCAGCGACGAGGCACCGTTGCCGGAACTCGCCGCGGTCGCCGCCGCGAACAACGCCGTACTGCTGGTCGACGAGGCCCACGGACTGGGTGTCAGCGGCAACGGTCACGGGTCTGTGCACGCGGCCGGGCTCGCCGGTCTCGATCATGTCGTCGTCACGATGACGTTGTCGAAGTCGCTGGCCTCGCAGGGCGGAGTCGTCCTCGGGCCGGTGGTGTTGCGCAAGCATCTCGTCAACCGGGCGCGGCCGTTCATCTACGACACCGGCCTGACCCCGGCGGCGTGTGCGGCCGCGCTTGCCGCGTTGCGGGTGCTGCAGGCCGAGCCGGATCGTCCTGCCGCGATTCATGTGGCGGCCGCGCGGCTGGCGGCTGCGTGTGAGGTGCCGCCGGCGCGCGGTGCGGTCGTGTCCGTTCCGATGCCCGGTCCGCGGGAGACCGTCCGCGCGGCGGAGTTGTGCCTGCGGAACGGCGTACGGGTCGGAAGTTTCCGGCCGCCGTCGGTTCCGGACGGGATCTCCCGGCTGCGGCTCACCGCCCATGCCGGCTTGTCCGCCGAGGAGCTCGACCGTGCGTGTGCGGTGATCGTCGACGCGATCGGCCAGGTCTCGTGA
- the bioD gene encoding dethiobiotin synthase: MCGDRRRDRPGLVITFVTGTDTDIGKTIVTAALAVRAGDSVAVVKPAQTGVQPDEPGDLADVQRLSGVTALHEGVRLPEPLAPTTAARRAGIELPSVEEYAASIDGLAGSYDTVLVEGAGGLLVGLDADGNNLADLAEYLTTPFRFVVVTRAGLGTLNHTALTVEALRSRELPVEGLVIGCWPAEPDLAERCNLEDLPAITGIPVIGRIPAGVGTWSREEFAAAVPGWFA, from the coding sequence GTGTGCGGTGATCGTCGACGCGATCGGCCAGGTCTCGTGATCACCTTCGTCACCGGGACCGACACCGACATCGGCAAGACGATCGTCACGGCCGCGCTCGCGGTGCGCGCCGGGGACTCGGTCGCGGTGGTCAAGCCGGCCCAGACCGGCGTACAGCCGGACGAACCGGGTGACCTCGCCGACGTCCAGCGGCTCAGCGGCGTGACCGCTCTCCACGAGGGCGTCCGGCTGCCCGAGCCGCTCGCCCCCACCACCGCGGCACGGCGTGCCGGGATCGAGCTGCCGTCGGTCGAGGAGTACGCCGCGTCGATCGACGGGCTCGCGGGCAGCTACGACACCGTGCTGGTCGAGGGCGCCGGCGGTCTGCTCGTCGGACTCGATGCTGACGGCAACAACCTGGCGGATCTCGCGGAGTACCTGACCACTCCGTTCAGGTTCGTGGTGGTGACGCGGGCCGGGCTCGGGACGCTGAACCACACGGCGCTGACCGTCGAGGCGCTGCGGTCCCGCGAGCTGCCGGTCGAAGGACTGGTGATCGGGTGCTGGCCGGCCGAGCCGGACCTCGCGGAGCGTTGCAACCTGGAGGATCTCCCGGCGATCACCGGGATCCCGGTGATCGGCCGGATCCCGGCCGGGGTCGGGACGTGGAGCCGGGAGGAGTTCGCGGCGGCCGTGCCGGGATGGTTCGCGTGA
- a CDS encoding cytochrome P450 produces MSGCPARYDEELGYWVVDDPALAREVLLDPRTFRPDNAVLAHTPLSVKALRVLSGVGFAVPPTLANNAGESHRPIRAAVARFFSPARVAAVEPLARELNTARVASASAALAAGEQVDLVQAIAAEPPALVVLHLLGLTDVDVPALKAWSLDSLELFWGRPDEDRQLELAHRAAEFYGWLRSRTTAARQAPADDLFGVLVGLGLSDEEVCAVGYFLLIAGQETTTQLISTAFHRSLGTLIEPAEVVEEVLRDASSVPTWRRITAEPTTLGDVDLPAQAPVLLGLTGHGGPADLAFGIGIHRCLGAGLARLETRVALECAQELLTDVRLTEVPPMIDLLSFRAPKRLLLVTRGNTPDNARGYRPAV; encoded by the coding sequence GTGAGCGGGTGCCCGGCGCGGTACGACGAGGAGCTCGGGTACTGGGTCGTCGACGATCCGGCGCTGGCGCGGGAGGTGCTGCTGGACCCGCGGACGTTCCGGCCGGACAACGCCGTACTCGCACACACTCCGTTGTCGGTGAAGGCGTTGCGGGTGCTGTCCGGTGTGGGGTTCGCGGTCCCGCCGACGCTCGCCAACAACGCGGGGGAGTCGCACCGCCCGATCCGCGCCGCCGTGGCCCGGTTCTTCAGTCCGGCGCGGGTCGCCGCCGTCGAACCGCTGGCCCGCGAACTCAACACCGCACGCGTCGCGTCCGCCTCAGCTGCTCTCGCCGCCGGCGAACAGGTGGACCTGGTCCAGGCGATCGCCGCGGAACCGCCCGCTCTCGTCGTCCTTCACCTGCTCGGGTTGACCGACGTCGACGTACCCGCGCTCAAGGCGTGGAGCCTCGATTCCCTCGAGCTGTTCTGGGGCCGCCCGGACGAGGACCGGCAGCTGGAGCTGGCGCACCGCGCAGCCGAGTTCTACGGCTGGCTGCGGTCACGGACGACCGCCGCGCGGCAGGCGCCCGCCGACGATCTGTTCGGTGTGCTCGTCGGTCTGGGACTGAGCGACGAAGAGGTGTGCGCGGTCGGCTATTTCCTGTTGATAGCCGGTCAGGAAACCACGACCCAGCTCATCTCGACCGCCTTCCACCGGTCCCTCGGCACCCTGATCGAGCCGGCCGAGGTCGTCGAGGAGGTACTGCGGGACGCGTCGTCGGTGCCGACCTGGCGCCGGATCACCGCCGAACCGACGACCCTGGGCGACGTCGACCTCCCTGCCCAAGCCCCGGTGCTCCTCGGACTGACCGGCCACGGCGGCCCGGCTGACCTGGCCTTCGGCATCGGCATCCACCGCTGCCTCGGCGCCGGCCTCGCCCGCCTGGAGACCCGGGTCGCGTTGGAATGTGCCCAGGAACTGTTGACCGATGTGCGGTTGACGGAGGTCCCGCCAATGATCGATCTGCTGTCGTTCAGAGCTCCGAAGCGTCTTCTGCTTGTAACGCGCGGTAACACCCCGGACAACGCGCGAGGCTACCGTCCTGCGGTGTGA
- the guaA gene encoding glutamine-hydrolyzing GMP synthase, which produces MTQHELVLVVDFGAQYAQLIARRVREAKVYSEIVPHSMPVEEMLAKGPKAIILSGGPQSVYAEGAPRVESGLFETGVPAFGICYGFQAMAQTLGGEVRRTGLREFGRTPVTVSEPGTLLAGIPEDLNVWMSHGDAVHAPPAGFAVLAASEGAPVAAFEDLDRRLAGVQWHPEVLHSQAGQAVLEHFLYEIAGCKGDWTTTNVVEEQVALIREQVGAKQVLCALSGGVDSAVAAALVHKAIGDQLTCVYVDHGLQRAGESEQIEKDFVAATGIRLEAVDAEEQFLTALAGVTDPEQKRKIVGREFIRTFEATARKVDAERHIEFLVQGTLYPDVVESGGGAGAANIKSHHNVGGLPDDLQFSLIEPLRTLFKDEVRELGLALGLPETMVYRHPFPGPGLSIRIIGEVTRERLDILRAADLIARTELTAAGLDRDIWQFPVVLLADVRSVGVQGDGRTYGHPVVLRPVTSEDAMTADWARLPYDVIERISTRITNEVDEINRVTIDVTSKPPGTIEWE; this is translated from the coding sequence GTGACGCAGCATGAGTTGGTTCTGGTTGTCGACTTCGGGGCGCAGTACGCGCAGTTGATCGCGCGGCGGGTGCGCGAGGCGAAGGTGTACTCCGAGATCGTGCCGCACTCGATGCCGGTCGAGGAGATGCTGGCGAAGGGGCCGAAGGCGATCATCCTGTCCGGCGGGCCGCAGTCGGTGTACGCCGAGGGCGCGCCGCGGGTCGAGTCCGGGCTGTTCGAGACCGGCGTCCCGGCGTTCGGGATCTGCTACGGGTTCCAGGCGATGGCGCAGACGCTCGGCGGCGAGGTCCGGCGTACCGGCCTGCGCGAGTTCGGCCGTACGCCGGTCACGGTGAGCGAGCCGGGGACGCTGCTCGCGGGCATCCCCGAGGACCTGAACGTGTGGATGTCCCACGGTGACGCCGTCCACGCCCCGCCCGCCGGGTTCGCCGTACTGGCGGCCTCCGAGGGCGCGCCGGTGGCCGCCTTCGAGGACCTGGACCGGCGGCTGGCCGGTGTGCAGTGGCACCCGGAGGTCCTGCACTCACAGGCCGGGCAGGCCGTGCTGGAGCACTTCCTGTACGAGATCGCCGGCTGCAAGGGCGACTGGACGACCACCAACGTCGTCGAGGAGCAGGTCGCGCTGATCCGTGAGCAGGTCGGGGCCAAGCAGGTCCTGTGCGCGTTGTCCGGCGGTGTCGACTCCGCGGTCGCGGCGGCCCTTGTGCACAAGGCGATCGGCGACCAGCTGACCTGTGTGTACGTCGACCACGGTCTGCAGCGGGCCGGCGAGTCCGAGCAGATCGAGAAGGACTTCGTCGCCGCGACCGGGATCCGGCTCGAGGCCGTGGACGCGGAGGAGCAGTTCCTGACCGCGCTCGCGGGGGTGACCGATCCGGAGCAGAAGCGGAAGATCGTCGGCCGCGAGTTCATCCGGACCTTCGAGGCGACCGCGCGCAAGGTGGACGCCGAGCGGCACATCGAGTTCCTGGTCCAGGGCACGCTGTACCCGGACGTGGTGGAGTCCGGCGGCGGCGCCGGCGCCGCGAACATCAAGTCGCACCACAACGTCGGCGGGCTGCCCGACGACCTGCAGTTCAGCCTGATCGAGCCGCTGCGGACGCTGTTCAAGGACGAGGTCCGTGAGCTCGGCCTGGCGCTCGGCCTGCCGGAGACGATGGTCTACCGGCACCCGTTCCCGGGCCCGGGGCTGAGCATCCGGATCATCGGCGAGGTCACCCGCGAGCGGCTCGACATCCTGCGCGCAGCGGACCTGATCGCGCGCACCGAGCTGACCGCGGCCGGGCTCGACCGGGACATCTGGCAGTTCCCGGTGGTCCTGCTGGCCGACGTCCGGTCGGTCGGTGTCCAGGGCGACGGCCGGACGTACGGCCACCCCGTCGTACTCCGTCCGGTGACCAGCGAGGACGCGATGACGGCCGACTGGGCCCGCCTGCCGTACGACGTGATCGAGCGGATCTCGACCCGGATCACCAACGAGGTCGACGAGATCAACCGCGTCACGATCGATGTCACTAGCAAGCCCCCGGGCACCATCGAGTGGGAGTAG
- a CDS encoding helix-turn-helix domain-containing protein encodes MFRIHFECADLARTTIAQRPDPLWEVLLGLHVLQEDEEAETYGPWRERARARLSSLERELLALAPPVGYSPDFLTPRAASEGLEAGLTAIAATRPGQLKSELTRLSDAVRLPAWTRRLAGGDTTVMSRLVHGLRSFHRTKIAPQLPMIAIAVEPVVAKHNDTVANDGFEKLIPQLHGSLSWSAPVLSVDMPHVNRDLYLRGRGLRLVPSFFCWKHPIMLQDPALPPVLVYPARHDLARQEVVVRRPDRARAVADLIGKTRAQVLLGISGGACSTSELAARVGISKASASEHARVLHDTGLVTTHRVGSSVRHMLNQVGADVLAGGRG; translated from the coding sequence GTGTTCCGTATTCATTTCGAGTGTGCGGACCTTGCCAGAACGACGATCGCGCAGCGACCGGATCCGCTGTGGGAGGTACTGCTGGGGCTCCACGTCCTGCAGGAGGACGAGGAGGCGGAGACCTACGGACCCTGGCGCGAGCGGGCTCGGGCCAGGCTGAGCTCGCTGGAGCGGGAGCTCCTCGCGCTGGCGCCACCGGTGGGGTACTCGCCGGACTTCCTGACTCCGCGCGCGGCGAGCGAAGGGCTCGAGGCCGGACTGACCGCGATCGCGGCGACTCGGCCCGGCCAACTGAAGTCCGAGTTGACGCGGCTGTCGGACGCGGTACGGCTGCCGGCCTGGACCCGTCGGCTCGCCGGTGGTGACACGACGGTCATGTCGCGACTGGTGCACGGGCTGCGGTCGTTCCACCGGACCAAGATCGCGCCGCAGCTGCCGATGATCGCCATCGCCGTCGAGCCGGTGGTAGCCAAGCACAACGACACGGTCGCCAACGACGGCTTCGAGAAGCTGATCCCGCAGTTGCACGGGTCGTTGAGCTGGTCGGCGCCGGTGTTGTCGGTGGACATGCCGCACGTGAACCGCGACCTGTACCTGCGCGGCCGCGGGCTCCGGCTGGTGCCGTCGTTCTTTTGCTGGAAGCACCCGATCATGCTGCAGGACCCGGCGCTCCCGCCGGTGCTCGTCTATCCGGCCCGGCACGACTTGGCCCGCCAGGAGGTCGTCGTACGGCGACCTGATCGCGCGCGGGCCGTCGCGGATCTGATCGGGAAGACGAGAGCCCAGGTGCTCCTGGGGATCTCGGGCGGCGCGTGCTCGACGAGTGAGCTGGCGGCTCGGGTGGGGATCTCGAAGGCCTCGGCCAGTGAGCACGCCCGGGTGCTGCACGACACCGGGCTGGTCACCACGCACCGGGTCGGGAGCTCGGTCCGGCACATGCTCAACCAGGTCGGCGCGGACGTACTGGCGGGAGGCAGGGGCTGA
- a CDS encoding TetR/AcrR family transcriptional regulator C-terminal domain-containing protein, protein MSERRSGEGQPDKTLALLWRNHQRDQQSNSGQLSVEGPARRRGAGRRPSLTVDDVVHAGIRLADEQGLAAASMGGLAKELGAGTMTLYTYVPSKDELLDLMVDQVLGERELPGPGDPRPEDWREQVEIYSEQTRAMFQRHLWLSQVSTIRPPVGPGMLAGREYLLSVLLPLGLSAVETNTAALAITTYVDSAASLEAESQLVERTTGKTNDAWWYERNELWETYFDVDRHPAMTAIWNADGYQSSTKEAAADSYRYGLDRLLDGIETQHEPR, encoded by the coding sequence GTGAGCGAGCGCCGCAGCGGTGAGGGACAGCCGGACAAGACGTTGGCCTTGCTGTGGCGCAATCACCAGCGCGATCAGCAGAGCAACAGCGGGCAGCTCTCCGTCGAAGGACCGGCGAGGCGGCGGGGCGCCGGTCGCCGGCCGTCGCTGACCGTGGACGACGTCGTGCACGCGGGCATCCGGCTCGCGGACGAGCAAGGCCTGGCCGCCGCGTCGATGGGCGGGCTCGCGAAGGAGCTCGGCGCAGGCACGATGACGCTCTACACGTACGTGCCGTCCAAGGACGAGCTCCTCGACCTGATGGTCGACCAGGTGCTCGGCGAGCGTGAACTCCCGGGCCCGGGCGATCCTCGTCCGGAGGACTGGCGCGAGCAGGTGGAGATCTACTCGGAACAGACCCGCGCCATGTTCCAGCGCCATCTGTGGTTGTCGCAGGTCTCGACGATCCGCCCGCCGGTCGGACCGGGCATGCTGGCAGGCCGCGAGTACCTGTTGTCCGTGCTGCTCCCGCTCGGCCTCAGCGCCGTCGAGACGAACACGGCCGCGCTCGCCATCACGACGTACGTCGACTCCGCCGCGAGTCTCGAGGCGGAGAGCCAACTGGTCGAGCGCACGACCGGAAAGACCAACGACGCCTGGTGGTACGAGCGGAACGAGCTGTGGGAGACGTACTTCGACGTCGACCGGCATCCCGCGATGACAGCCATCTGGAACGCCGACGGCTACCAGTCCAGTACGAAGGAAGCCGCCGCCGACTCGTACCGCTACGGCCTGGACCGGCTGCTCGACGGCATCGAGACGCAGCACGAGCCCCGCTAG
- a CDS encoding NAD(P)H-binding protein translates to MTILVTGATASVGRLLVDELVAAGAPVRALTNNPARAALPDGVEVARGYLGKPQTLPAALVGIDTVYLAPLPAYVDDFVRCARDAGVRRVVVLSGEPAEYEAQGDPSTWHYYRIERAIETGRFEWTFLRPGQFMNNTLDWAPSIKADGVVRAPYGEAVQTPIDLGDIAAVARVVLLSEEYAGQKITMSGPEGITPPEQVAAIAEAIGRPVRFEELTPSEYLDDLAPVIGLETAQWLLDGFRMMAEHPMKPESTVEDLTGRPGVTYREWARANAAAFR, encoded by the coding sequence ATGACCATCCTGGTGACAGGTGCGACCGCGAGTGTGGGGCGGTTGCTGGTCGACGAACTGGTGGCGGCCGGTGCGCCGGTGCGGGCGCTGACGAACAACCCGGCGCGTGCCGCGCTGCCGGACGGCGTCGAGGTCGCGCGCGGGTACCTCGGGAAGCCGCAGACGCTGCCCGCGGCGCTCGTGGGTATCGACACCGTGTACCTCGCGCCGCTTCCGGCGTACGTCGACGACTTCGTCCGCTGTGCGCGCGACGCCGGCGTGCGACGGGTCGTCGTACTGTCGGGCGAGCCTGCGGAGTACGAAGCGCAAGGGGATCCGTCGACGTGGCACTACTACCGGATCGAGCGGGCGATCGAGACCGGCCGCTTCGAGTGGACGTTCCTGCGGCCGGGGCAGTTCATGAACAACACGCTCGACTGGGCGCCGTCGATCAAGGCCGACGGGGTTGTGCGGGCGCCGTACGGCGAGGCCGTGCAGACGCCGATCGACCTCGGTGACATCGCGGCGGTGGCGCGGGTGGTGCTGCTGTCGGAGGAGTATGCCGGGCAGAAGATCACCATGAGCGGGCCCGAGGGGATCACGCCGCCGGAGCAGGTCGCCGCTATCGCGGAGGCGATCGGGCGGCCGGTGCGATTCGAGGAGCTGACGCCTTCGGAGTACCTGGACGACCTGGCGCCGGTGATCGGGCTGGAGACAGCGCAGTGGCTGCTCGACGGCTTCCGCATGATGGCCGAACATCCGATGAAGCCCGAGTCCACCGTCGAGGACCTCACCGGCCGCCCAGGAGTCACGTATCGCGAGTGGGCCCGGGCCAACGCGGCGGCGTTCCGCTGA
- a CDS encoding Rv2578c family radical SAM protein, which yields MRWAGQQLDVETPGTLPGLGSIAGLVRSVTTPEFQGITFHEVLARSALNSVPGSALPFNWTVNPYRGCTHACRYCFARPTHKYLELDTGEDFDRQIVVKTNVAEVLRRELARPSWKREQVALGTNTDPYQRAEGRYRLMPGIIEALAGSGTPLSILTKGTLLRRDLALLSAVSSDVSVGIGISLALGDEVLRRRLEPGVPSVRGRLDLIRAIREAGLPCGVMVAPVLPWLTDSTDQLDHLLQQLSDAGATGVTPLVLHLRPGVKDWFMQWLTHDHPELVARYESLYAHGSNASPSYRKAFDHKIRPLLNKHGFGRNSSHRSTPIDGMHRAEPAQPPLF from the coding sequence ATGAGGTGGGCGGGTCAGCAACTCGACGTGGAGACTCCCGGGACGTTGCCGGGGCTCGGGTCGATCGCGGGGCTCGTGCGGTCGGTGACGACGCCGGAGTTCCAGGGGATCACGTTCCACGAGGTGCTGGCGCGGTCGGCGCTGAACTCCGTGCCCGGTTCGGCGTTGCCGTTCAACTGGACCGTGAATCCGTACCGCGGGTGCACACACGCCTGCCGGTACTGTTTCGCGCGGCCCACGCACAAGTACCTCGAACTCGACACCGGCGAGGACTTCGACCGGCAGATCGTCGTGAAGACGAACGTGGCCGAGGTCCTGCGCCGCGAGCTCGCCCGCCCGTCCTGGAAGCGCGAACAGGTTGCCCTAGGCACCAACACGGACCCGTACCAGCGCGCCGAGGGCCGCTACCGGCTGATGCCCGGCATCATCGAGGCGCTCGCTGGTTCGGGCACACCGCTCTCGATCCTCACCAAAGGCACACTGCTCCGCCGCGACCTCGCGTTGCTGTCCGCCGTGTCCTCGGACGTCTCGGTCGGCATCGGCATCTCGCTGGCGTTGGGTGACGAGGTACTCCGGCGGCGCCTGGAGCCCGGCGTACCGTCGGTCCGCGGCCGCCTCGACCTGATCCGCGCCATTCGCGAGGCCGGTCTGCCGTGCGGGGTGATGGTCGCGCCGGTCCTTCCGTGGCTCACCGACTCGACGGACCAGTTGGACCACTTGCTCCAGCAGTTGTCAGACGCCGGCGCGACAGGCGTCACCCCGCTGGTCCTCCATCTGCGCCCCGGGGTGAAGGACTGGTTCATGCAGTGGCTCACCCACGACCATCCCGAACTGGTCGCCCGCTACGAGTCCCTCTACGCCCACGGCTCCAACGCCTCCCCGAGCTACCGCAAAGCCTTCGACCACAAAATCCGCCCCCTCCTCAACAAACACGGCTTCGGCCGCAACTCGAGCCATCGCTCCACTCCCATCGACGGTATGCACCGCGCCGAGCCGGCCCAACCGCCCTTGTTCTGA
- the map gene encoding type I methionyl aminopeptidase has protein sequence MVEVKTAAEIERMRAAGRVVANALAAVKKEAAVGVSLRELDEVARDVLRSAGAVSLFDGYQPGFATSPFNGVICTSVNDAVLHGLPSDVRLADGDLLNVDCGASVDGWCADSAISFCVGTPRVEDLELIATTEEALAAGIAAAVDGNRIGDIGAAIGRIGRRAGVGTNLDFGGHGIGRRMHQEPHVPNDGRPGRGLKLRNGQVFAIEPWFWSGPGTTYTIDEDGWTLRSADHTRGAHAEHTVALTPNGPQILTLP, from the coding sequence ATGGTCGAAGTGAAGACGGCGGCGGAGATCGAGCGGATGCGCGCGGCCGGGCGCGTTGTCGCGAACGCGCTGGCGGCGGTGAAGAAGGAGGCCGCGGTCGGCGTCTCGCTGCGGGAGCTCGACGAGGTCGCTCGTGACGTCCTGCGGTCCGCGGGGGCGGTGTCGTTGTTCGACGGGTACCAGCCCGGCTTCGCGACGTCGCCGTTCAACGGAGTGATCTGTACGTCGGTGAACGACGCCGTACTGCACGGCCTGCCGTCCGACGTGCGGCTCGCGGACGGCGACCTGTTGAACGTGGACTGCGGCGCATCGGTCGACGGGTGGTGCGCGGACTCGGCGATCAGCTTCTGCGTCGGTACGCCGCGGGTGGAGGATCTGGAGCTGATCGCGACGACCGAGGAAGCGCTCGCGGCGGGCATCGCGGCCGCGGTCGACGGCAACCGCATCGGAGACATCGGCGCGGCGATCGGCCGGATCGGGAGACGCGCCGGCGTCGGAACCAACCTCGACTTCGGCGGCCACGGCATCGGCCGCCGCATGCACCAGGAACCTCACGTCCCCAACGACGGCCGCCCCGGCCGCGGCCTCAAACTCCGCAACGGCCAGGTCTTCGCCATCGAGCCCTGGTTCTGGTCCGGCCCCGGCACCACCTACACCATCGACGAAGACGGCTGGACCCTCCGCTCCGCCGACCACACCCGAGGCGCCCACGCCGAACACACCGTAGCCCTCACCCCCAACGGCCCCCAGATCCTCACCCTCCCGTAG
- a CDS encoding rRNA adenine N-6-methyltransferase family protein produces the protein MPAYGQARGAWGWHPLDSRWAQRVVDAAGVEPGELVLDVGAGLGALTAPLVRAGARVIAVELHPGRADRLRRRFADAPVTVVRADAGDLRLPSRPFRVVSSPPYNISTLLLKRLLAPGSRLVSADLVLQRQVANRWVRGDAPGANRWFRHYDPSIGLRLPRKAFTPPPHVDSAVLLLRKR, from the coding sequence GTGCCCGCCTACGGGCAGGCGCGGGGTGCCTGGGGATGGCATCCGCTCGATAGCCGTTGGGCCCAACGGGTTGTGGACGCGGCCGGGGTCGAACCCGGCGAACTCGTCCTCGACGTCGGGGCCGGGCTCGGTGCGCTGACCGCGCCGCTGGTCCGGGCCGGCGCCCGGGTCATCGCGGTCGAACTCCATCCGGGTCGTGCCGACCGGTTGCGCCGGCGGTTCGCGGACGCACCGGTGACGGTCGTCCGGGCCGATGCCGGTGACCTGCGGTTGCCGTCGCGGCCGTTCCGGGTGGTGTCGAGTCCGCCGTACAACATCTCCACGTTGTTGCTGAAGCGCTTGCTGGCACCGGGTTCCCGTCTGGTGTCGGCGGATCTGGTGCTGCAGCGGCAGGTGGCGAATCGGTGGGTTCGCGGTGACGCACCCGGGGCGAACCGGTGGTTCCGGCACTATGACCCTTCGATCGGCCTTCGCCTTCCCCGCAAGGCATTCACCCCACCGCCACATGTCGATTCAGCAGTCCTCCTGCTACGCAAGCGCTAG